In the Pseudoliparis swirei isolate HS2019 ecotype Mariana Trench chromosome 19, NWPU_hadal_v1, whole genome shotgun sequence genome, one interval contains:
- the septin6 gene encoding septin-6 isoform X2, translating into MASTEIARQAGEGARTVPLAGHVGFDSMPDQLVNKSVNHGFCFNILCVGETGLGKSTLMDTLFNTKFEGEPTQHNQPGVTLKSNTYELQESNVNLKLTVVNTVGFGDQINKEDSYKSIVEFIDTQFEAYLQEELKIKRTLHSYHDTRIHACLYFIAPTGHSLKSLDLVTMKKLDSKVNIIPIVAKSDAISKSELAKFKIKITSELVSNGVQIYQFPTDDESVAEINSTMNSHLPFAVVGSTEEVKIGNKMVKARQYPWGTVQVENETHCDFVKLREMLIRVNMEDLREQTHTRHYELYRRCKLEEMGFKDTDPDSKPFSLQETYEAKRNEFMGELQKKEEEMRQMFVQRVKEKEAELKEAEKELHEKFDRLKKLHQDEKKKVEDKRKSLDDELNMFKQKKTAAELLQNQAQQAGASTTLKRDKERKNLGFL; encoded by the exons ATGGCGTCAACTGAGATAGCGAGGCAAGCG GGTGAAGGTGCTCGTACTGTACCTCTGGCAGGCCATGTCGGCTTTGACAGCATGCCTGATCAGCTGGTTAACAAATCTGTCAACCATGGATTCTGCTTCAACATCCTCTGTGTTG GCGAGACCGGTCTGgggaagtccaccctcatggaCACGTTGTTCAACACCAAGTTTGAGGGAGAGCCTACCCAGCACAACCAGCCGGGAGTCACGCTCAAATCCAACACCTATGAGCTTCAGGAGAGTAACGTGAACCTCAAACTCACTGTCGTCAACACTGTAGGCTTCGGAGATCAGATTAATAAAGAAGACAG CTACAAATCTATTGTTGAGTTCATTGATACCCAGTTTGAAGCCTATCTACAAGAAGAACTGAAAATAAAGCGCACGCTACACAGCTACCACGACACCCGCATCCATGCATGCCTGTATTTCATCGCTCCCACGGGACACTCGCTCAAATCCCTGGACTTGGTGACTATGAAGAAACTTGATAGCAAG GTTAATATCATACCGATCGTCGCCAAGTCGGACGCCATTTCCAAGAGCGAGCTGGCGAAGTTTAAAATCAAAATCACCAGTGAGCTGGTGAGCAATGGAGTGCAGATCTATCAGTTCCCCACTGATGACGAGTCTGTGGCAGAGATCAACTCCACCATGAAC AGCCATTTGCCTTTTGCCGTGGTGGGGAGCACGGAGGAGGTGAAGATTGGGAACAAGATGGTGAAGGCCCGGCAGTACCCCTGGGGGACGGTGCAGG TGGAAAATGAGACTCATTGTGATTTCGTCAAGCTGCGAGAAATGCTGATTCGAGTGAACATGGAGGACCTGCGAGAGCAGACTCACACGCGCCATTATGAACTCTACCGCCGCTGCAAACTGGAGGAGATGGGCTTTAAAGACACAGACCCTGACAGCAAGCCCTTCAG TCTTCAAGAGACGTATGAGGCTAAAAGGAACGAGTTCATGGGTGAGctgcagaaaaaagaagaagaaatgaggCAAATGTTTGTCCAAAGAGTCAAAGAGAAGGAGGCCGAGCTCAAAGAGGCAGAGAAAGAG CTGCATGAGAAGTTTGACCGTCTGAAGAAGCTCCACCAGGACGAGAAAAAGAAAgtggaggacaagaggaagtcTCTGGACGACGAGCTCAACATGTTCAAACAGAAAAAGACTGCTGCAGAGCTCTTGCAGAACCAAGCCCAGCAGGCAGGGGCCTCCACCACGCTCAAGAGGGACAAAGAGAGGAAAAA CTTAGGATTCCTGTAG
- the septin6 gene encoding septin-6 isoform X4: MASTEIARQAGEGARTVPLAGHVGFDSMPDQLVNKSVNHGFCFNILCVGETGLGKSTLMDTLFNTKFEGEPTQHNQPGVTLKSNTYELQESNVNLKLTVVNTVGFGDQINKEDSYKSIVEFIDTQFEAYLQEELKIKRTLHSYHDTRIHACLYFIAPTGHSLKSLDLVTMKKLDSKVNIIPIVAKSDAISKSELAKFKIKITSELVSNGVQIYQFPTDDESVAEINSTMNSHLPFAVVGSTEEVKIGNKMVKARQYPWGTVQVENETHCDFVKLREMLIRVNMEDLREQTHTRHYELYRRCKLEEMGFKDTDPDSKPFSLQETYEAKRNEFMGELQKKEEEMRQMFVQRVKEKEAELKEAEKELHEKFDRLKKLHQDEKKKVEDKRKSLDDELNMFKQKKTAAELLQNQAQQAGASTTLKRDKERKN; encoded by the exons ATGGCGTCAACTGAGATAGCGAGGCAAGCG GGTGAAGGTGCTCGTACTGTACCTCTGGCAGGCCATGTCGGCTTTGACAGCATGCCTGATCAGCTGGTTAACAAATCTGTCAACCATGGATTCTGCTTCAACATCCTCTGTGTTG GCGAGACCGGTCTGgggaagtccaccctcatggaCACGTTGTTCAACACCAAGTTTGAGGGAGAGCCTACCCAGCACAACCAGCCGGGAGTCACGCTCAAATCCAACACCTATGAGCTTCAGGAGAGTAACGTGAACCTCAAACTCACTGTCGTCAACACTGTAGGCTTCGGAGATCAGATTAATAAAGAAGACAG CTACAAATCTATTGTTGAGTTCATTGATACCCAGTTTGAAGCCTATCTACAAGAAGAACTGAAAATAAAGCGCACGCTACACAGCTACCACGACACCCGCATCCATGCATGCCTGTATTTCATCGCTCCCACGGGACACTCGCTCAAATCCCTGGACTTGGTGACTATGAAGAAACTTGATAGCAAG GTTAATATCATACCGATCGTCGCCAAGTCGGACGCCATTTCCAAGAGCGAGCTGGCGAAGTTTAAAATCAAAATCACCAGTGAGCTGGTGAGCAATGGAGTGCAGATCTATCAGTTCCCCACTGATGACGAGTCTGTGGCAGAGATCAACTCCACCATGAAC AGCCATTTGCCTTTTGCCGTGGTGGGGAGCACGGAGGAGGTGAAGATTGGGAACAAGATGGTGAAGGCCCGGCAGTACCCCTGGGGGACGGTGCAGG TGGAAAATGAGACTCATTGTGATTTCGTCAAGCTGCGAGAAATGCTGATTCGAGTGAACATGGAGGACCTGCGAGAGCAGACTCACACGCGCCATTATGAACTCTACCGCCGCTGCAAACTGGAGGAGATGGGCTTTAAAGACACAGACCCTGACAGCAAGCCCTTCAG TCTTCAAGAGACGTATGAGGCTAAAAGGAACGAGTTCATGGGTGAGctgcagaaaaaagaagaagaaatgaggCAAATGTTTGTCCAAAGAGTCAAAGAGAAGGAGGCCGAGCTCAAAGAGGCAGAGAAAGAG CTGCATGAGAAGTTTGACCGTCTGAAGAAGCTCCACCAGGACGAGAAAAAGAAAgtggaggacaagaggaagtcTCTGGACGACGAGCTCAACATGTTCAAACAGAAAAAGACTGCTGCAGAGCTCTTGCAGAACCAAGCCCAGCAGGCAGGGGCCTCCACCACGCTCAAGAGGGACAAAGAGAGGAAAAA CTGA
- the septin6 gene encoding septin-6 isoform X5, producing the protein MASTEIARQAGEGARTVPLAGHVGFDSMPDQLVNKSVNHGFCFNILCVGETGLGKSTLMDTLFNTKFEGEPTQHNQPGVTLKSNTYELQESNVNLKLTVVNTVGFGDQINKEDSYKSIVEFIDTQFEAYLQEELKIKRTLHSYHDTRIHACLYFIAPTGHSLKSLDLVTMKKLDSKVNIIPIVAKSDAISKSELAKFKIKITSELVSNGVQIYQFPTDDESVAEINSTMNSHLPFAVVGSTEEVKIGNKMVKARQYPWGTVQVENETHCDFVKLREMLIRVNMEDLREQTHTRHYELYRRCKLEEMGFKDTDPDSKPFSLQETYEAKRNEFMGELQKKEEEMRQMFVQRVKEKEAELKEAEKELHEKFDRLKKLHQDEKKKVEDKRKSLDDELNMFKQKKTAAELLQNQAQQAGASTTLKRDKERKN; encoded by the exons ATGGCGTCAACTGAGATAGCGAGGCAAGCG GGTGAAGGTGCTCGTACTGTACCTCTGGCAGGCCATGTCGGCTTTGACAGCATGCCTGATCAGCTGGTTAACAAATCTGTCAACCATGGATTCTGCTTCAACATCCTCTGTGTTG GCGAGACCGGTCTGgggaagtccaccctcatggaCACGTTGTTCAACACCAAGTTTGAGGGAGAGCCTACCCAGCACAACCAGCCGGGAGTCACGCTCAAATCCAACACCTATGAGCTTCAGGAGAGTAACGTGAACCTCAAACTCACTGTCGTCAACACTGTAGGCTTCGGAGATCAGATTAATAAAGAAGACAG CTACAAATCTATTGTTGAGTTCATTGATACCCAGTTTGAAGCCTATCTACAAGAAGAACTGAAAATAAAGCGCACGCTACACAGCTACCACGACACCCGCATCCATGCATGCCTGTATTTCATCGCTCCCACGGGACACTCGCTCAAATCCCTGGACTTGGTGACTATGAAGAAACTTGATAGCAAG GTTAATATCATACCGATCGTCGCCAAGTCGGACGCCATTTCCAAGAGCGAGCTGGCGAAGTTTAAAATCAAAATCACCAGTGAGCTGGTGAGCAATGGAGTGCAGATCTATCAGTTCCCCACTGATGACGAGTCTGTGGCAGAGATCAACTCCACCATGAAC AGCCATTTGCCTTTTGCCGTGGTGGGGAGCACGGAGGAGGTGAAGATTGGGAACAAGATGGTGAAGGCCCGGCAGTACCCCTGGGGGACGGTGCAGG TGGAAAATGAGACTCATTGTGATTTCGTCAAGCTGCGAGAAATGCTGATTCGAGTGAACATGGAGGACCTGCGAGAGCAGACTCACACGCGCCATTATGAACTCTACCGCCGCTGCAAACTGGAGGAGATGGGCTTTAAAGACACAGACCCTGACAGCAAGCCCTTCAG TCTTCAAGAGACGTATGAGGCTAAAAGGAACGAGTTCATGGGTGAGctgcagaaaaaagaagaagaaatgaggCAAATGTTTGTCCAAAGAGTCAAAGAGAAGGAGGCCGAGCTCAAAGAGGCAGAGAAAGAG CTGCATGAGAAGTTTGACCGTCTGAAGAAGCTCCACCAGGACGAGAAAAAGAAAgtggaggacaagaggaagtcTCTGGACGACGAGCTCAACATGTTCAAACAGAAAAAGACTGCTGCAGAGCTCTTGCAGAACCAAGCCCAGCAGGCAGGGGCCTCCACCACGCTCAAGAGGGACAAAGAGAGGAAAAA TTAA
- the septin6 gene encoding septin-6 isoform X1 produces MASTEIARQAGEGARTVPLAGHVGFDSMPDQLVNKSVNHGFCFNILCVGETGLGKSTLMDTLFNTKFEGEPTQHNQPGVTLKSNTYELQESNVNLKLTVVNTVGFGDQINKEDSYKSIVEFIDTQFEAYLQEELKIKRTLHSYHDTRIHACLYFIAPTGHSLKSLDLVTMKKLDSKVNIIPIVAKSDAISKSELAKFKIKITSELVSNGVQIYQFPTDDESVAEINSTMNSHLPFAVVGSTEEVKIGNKMVKARQYPWGTVQVENETHCDFVKLREMLIRVNMEDLREQTHTRHYELYRRCKLEEMGFKDTDPDSKPFSLQETYEAKRNEFMGELQKKEEEMRQMFVQRVKEKEAELKEAEKELHEKFDRLKKLHQDEKKKVEDKRKSLDDELNMFKQKKTAAELLQNQAQQAGASTTLKRDKERKNNPWLCTE; encoded by the exons ATGGCGTCAACTGAGATAGCGAGGCAAGCG GGTGAAGGTGCTCGTACTGTACCTCTGGCAGGCCATGTCGGCTTTGACAGCATGCCTGATCAGCTGGTTAACAAATCTGTCAACCATGGATTCTGCTTCAACATCCTCTGTGTTG GCGAGACCGGTCTGgggaagtccaccctcatggaCACGTTGTTCAACACCAAGTTTGAGGGAGAGCCTACCCAGCACAACCAGCCGGGAGTCACGCTCAAATCCAACACCTATGAGCTTCAGGAGAGTAACGTGAACCTCAAACTCACTGTCGTCAACACTGTAGGCTTCGGAGATCAGATTAATAAAGAAGACAG CTACAAATCTATTGTTGAGTTCATTGATACCCAGTTTGAAGCCTATCTACAAGAAGAACTGAAAATAAAGCGCACGCTACACAGCTACCACGACACCCGCATCCATGCATGCCTGTATTTCATCGCTCCCACGGGACACTCGCTCAAATCCCTGGACTTGGTGACTATGAAGAAACTTGATAGCAAG GTTAATATCATACCGATCGTCGCCAAGTCGGACGCCATTTCCAAGAGCGAGCTGGCGAAGTTTAAAATCAAAATCACCAGTGAGCTGGTGAGCAATGGAGTGCAGATCTATCAGTTCCCCACTGATGACGAGTCTGTGGCAGAGATCAACTCCACCATGAAC AGCCATTTGCCTTTTGCCGTGGTGGGGAGCACGGAGGAGGTGAAGATTGGGAACAAGATGGTGAAGGCCCGGCAGTACCCCTGGGGGACGGTGCAGG TGGAAAATGAGACTCATTGTGATTTCGTCAAGCTGCGAGAAATGCTGATTCGAGTGAACATGGAGGACCTGCGAGAGCAGACTCACACGCGCCATTATGAACTCTACCGCCGCTGCAAACTGGAGGAGATGGGCTTTAAAGACACAGACCCTGACAGCAAGCCCTTCAG TCTTCAAGAGACGTATGAGGCTAAAAGGAACGAGTTCATGGGTGAGctgcagaaaaaagaagaagaaatgaggCAAATGTTTGTCCAAAGAGTCAAAGAGAAGGAGGCCGAGCTCAAAGAGGCAGAGAAAGAG CTGCATGAGAAGTTTGACCGTCTGAAGAAGCTCCACCAGGACGAGAAAAAGAAAgtggaggacaagaggaagtcTCTGGACGACGAGCTCAACATGTTCAAACAGAAAAAGACTGCTGCAGAGCTCTTGCAGAACCAAGCCCAGCAGGCAGGGGCCTCCACCACGCTCAAGAGGGACAAAGAGAGGAAAAA
- the septin6 gene encoding septin-6 isoform X3 has protein sequence MASTEIARQAGEGARTVPLAGHVGFDSMPDQLVNKSVNHGFCFNILCVGETGLGKSTLMDTLFNTKFEGEPTQHNQPGVTLKSNTYELQESNVNLKLTVVNTVGFGDQINKEDSYKSIVEFIDTQFEAYLQEELKIKRTLHSYHDTRIHACLYFIAPTGHSLKSLDLVTMKKLDSKVNIIPIVAKSDAISKSELAKFKIKITSELVSNGVQIYQFPTDDESVAEINSTMNSHLPFAVVGSTEEVKIGNKMVKARQYPWGTVQVENETHCDFVKLREMLIRVNMEDLREQTHTRHYELYRRCKLEEMGFKDTDPDSKPFSLQETYEAKRNEFMGELQKKEEEMRQMFVQRVKEKEAELKEAEKELHEKFDRLKKLHQDEKKKVEDKRKSLDDELNMFKQKKTAAELLQNQAQQAGASTTLKRDKERKNFF, from the exons ATGGCGTCAACTGAGATAGCGAGGCAAGCG GGTGAAGGTGCTCGTACTGTACCTCTGGCAGGCCATGTCGGCTTTGACAGCATGCCTGATCAGCTGGTTAACAAATCTGTCAACCATGGATTCTGCTTCAACATCCTCTGTGTTG GCGAGACCGGTCTGgggaagtccaccctcatggaCACGTTGTTCAACACCAAGTTTGAGGGAGAGCCTACCCAGCACAACCAGCCGGGAGTCACGCTCAAATCCAACACCTATGAGCTTCAGGAGAGTAACGTGAACCTCAAACTCACTGTCGTCAACACTGTAGGCTTCGGAGATCAGATTAATAAAGAAGACAG CTACAAATCTATTGTTGAGTTCATTGATACCCAGTTTGAAGCCTATCTACAAGAAGAACTGAAAATAAAGCGCACGCTACACAGCTACCACGACACCCGCATCCATGCATGCCTGTATTTCATCGCTCCCACGGGACACTCGCTCAAATCCCTGGACTTGGTGACTATGAAGAAACTTGATAGCAAG GTTAATATCATACCGATCGTCGCCAAGTCGGACGCCATTTCCAAGAGCGAGCTGGCGAAGTTTAAAATCAAAATCACCAGTGAGCTGGTGAGCAATGGAGTGCAGATCTATCAGTTCCCCACTGATGACGAGTCTGTGGCAGAGATCAACTCCACCATGAAC AGCCATTTGCCTTTTGCCGTGGTGGGGAGCACGGAGGAGGTGAAGATTGGGAACAAGATGGTGAAGGCCCGGCAGTACCCCTGGGGGACGGTGCAGG TGGAAAATGAGACTCATTGTGATTTCGTCAAGCTGCGAGAAATGCTGATTCGAGTGAACATGGAGGACCTGCGAGAGCAGACTCACACGCGCCATTATGAACTCTACCGCCGCTGCAAACTGGAGGAGATGGGCTTTAAAGACACAGACCCTGACAGCAAGCCCTTCAG TCTTCAAGAGACGTATGAGGCTAAAAGGAACGAGTTCATGGGTGAGctgcagaaaaaagaagaagaaatgaggCAAATGTTTGTCCAAAGAGTCAAAGAGAAGGAGGCCGAGCTCAAAGAGGCAGAGAAAGAG CTGCATGAGAAGTTTGACCGTCTGAAGAAGCTCCACCAGGACGAGAAAAAGAAAgtggaggacaagaggaagtcTCTGGACGACGAGCTCAACATGTTCAAACAGAAAAAGACTGCTGCAGAGCTCTTGCAGAACCAAGCCCAGCAGGCAGGGGCCTCCACCACGCTCAAGAGGGACAAAGAGAGGAAAAA